The Fragaria vesca subsp. vesca linkage group LG2, FraVesHawaii_1.0, whole genome shotgun sequence genome includes a window with the following:
- the LOC101306410 gene encoding zinc finger MYM-type protein 1-like, giving the protein MERFFKRKSDMLQPPANCEISKDIRVEAEINLSELPSDPGLRKKISDYPLSIQDQVRRVYLQRGPCLTFRGHDESENSSNQGNFVELLQFLADHDEQLRAVALKNAPANLKLTSPTIQKEIVNAATVETTDAIIRDMDNVLFSILVDEARDVSIKEQMAVIFCYVDKRGCVIERFIGIVHVANTTAKTLKKAIDELLSKHKLSISSLRGQGFDGASNMSGELNGLKTLILKDNPTAFYVHCFAHQLQLALVAVAKKHSIIGAFFTSVANVVNIVGASSKRRDILREKVDVLDEIANDKVGSDQKDNAYISLGLLQSFDYIFSLHLMRIVLGISHELSQALQKDDQDIINAMDLVKICKRKLQNLRDNGWDSLLDQVVIFCGKENIMVPNMSEQHICKGKSKRKSPEITNLHYYHFDFFCAVIDLQLQELNNRFNEDNTELLLCIACLSPNYSFSAFNEERLMLLASFYPTDFSTTELLLLESQLDIYIDDMQSNTKFQDLHGISDLAQKLVETGKSRTYMFVYKLITLALVLPVATATFERAFSAMNIVKNRTRDRIGDQWLNDSLIVYLEKDIFNDIDNEAIIQRFQNMATHRGHL; this is encoded by the exons ATGGAAAGGTTCTTTAAAAGGAAATCAGACATGTTGCAACCCCCTGCAAATTGTGAAATATCAAAGGACATTCGTGTTGAGGCAGAGATAAATTTGTCAGAGCTACCATCAGATCCTGGATTGCGAAAGAAAATTTCAGACTACCCTTTGAGTATTCAAGACCAAGTTCGAAGAGTATATTTGCAAAGGGGTCCTT GTCTTACATTCCGGGGCCATGATGAGTCAGAAAATTCAAGCAATCAAGGTAACTTTGTTGAGCTTTTACAATTTCTTGCTGATCATGATGAACAACTTAGAGCTGTGGCATTGAAAAACGCTCCAGCGAACCTCAAATTGACATCACCAACAATTCAGAAAGAGATAGTAAATGCTGCAACAGTTGAAACAACAGATGCTATAATTAGAGACATGGATAATGTATTGTTCTCCATTCTAGTTGATGAAGCTAGAGATGTTTCTATAAAAGAGCAAATGGCTGTAATTTTTTGTTATGTGGATAAAAGGGGTTGTGTGATTGAACGTTTTATTGGCATTGTACATGTTGCTAATACCACTGCCAAAACACTCAAAAAAGCTATAGATGAATTGCTTAGTAAGCATAAACTGAGCATATCAAGTTTACGTGGTCAAGGCTTCGATGGAGCAAGTAATATGAGTGGGGAACTGAATGGCTTAAAGACACTTATTTTGAAGGATAATCCCACTGCTTTCTATGTCCACTGTTTTGCACATCAGCTTCAGTTAGCTTTGGTGGCTGTGGCAAAGAAACATAGTATTATAGGTGCTTTCTTCACATCAGTTGCTAATGTTGTGAATATTGTTGGTGCCTCTTCCAAACGTCGAGACATTCTTCGAGAAAA AGTTGATGTGCTAGATGAAATTGCAAATGACAAAGTAGGTTCTGATCAAAAAGATAATGCATACATTTCATTGGGGTTATTGCAATCTTTTGATTACATATTCAGTTTGCATTTAATGAGGATTGTACTTGGTATTAGTCATGAGTTGTCCCAAGCATTGCAAAAAGATGATCAAGATATAATAAATGCAATGGATTTAGTGAAAATATGCAAGAGAAAGTTGCAGAATTTGAGGGATAATGGATGGGATTCTTTACTAGACCAAGTTGTTATTTTTTGTGGCAAAGAGAATATCATGGTTCCCAACATGAGTGAGCAGCATATATGTAAAGGAAAATCAAAGCGGAAAAGTCCAGAAATCACAAACTTGCACTATTATCATTTTGATTTCTTTTGTGCTGTGATAGATCTCCAACTTCAAGAGTTGAACAATCGTTTCAATGAGGATAATACAGAGCTACTCCTTTGTATTGCATGTTTGAGTCCGAATTATTCATTTTCTGCTTTCAACGAGGAACGTTTGATGCTTCTTGCTAGCTTTTATCCGACTGATTTTTCTACAACTGAGCTATTGTTACTGGAGTCACAGCTAGATATATATATCGATGACATGCAATCAAACACTAAGTTTCAAGACTTGCATGGGATTTCTGATCTAGCACAGAAACTTGTTGAGACAGGAAAGAGTAGGACATATATGTTTGTCTATAAGCTCATTACCTTGGCACTAGTACTTCCGGTTGCAACAGCTACATTTGAAAGAGCATTCTCTGCCATGAACATTGTAAAGAATAGAACGCGAGATCGAATAGGAGATCAGTGGTTAAATGATAGCTTAATTGTGTACCTTGAGAAGGATATCTTCAATGATATTGATAATGAGGCTATAATTCAAAGGTTCCAAAACATGGCTACACATAGAGGACATCTATAG